In Desulfonatronovibrio hydrogenovorans DSM 9292, a single genomic region encodes these proteins:
- a CDS encoding UvrD-helicase domain-containing protein, protein MDIFLADLHVHSRYSRATSKSLDPAGLAAWAQVKGISVVGTGDFTHPGWLQMLEEHLYQDSDGLLHLKGEPDLSSMVPGYEGQLKPRTRFILSAEISSIYKRGGRVRKIHNLVFMPGFEEVLKFNEKLARVGNLESDGRPILGLDSRNLLEMVLETHPMAYVIPAHIWTPWFSLFGSKSGFDSIEECFGDLAPHIFALETGLSSDPEMNWMWSRLDRFSLVSNSDAHSAENLGREVNIFQGGVSFEGIYRALRREGLSHRFLGTLEFYPEEGKYHLDGHRKCGVVMDPRQTLASKGLCPVCGKEVTVGVLNRVLSLADREAPQKPAFQPDFFSVIPLKELISEFLGVGPKTKKVQAFYNQTIKKFGSEMNILRHVPSEDISRHSSVLAEALRRMRSGEVVREPGFDGQFGRIRVFSPRERDEFKKGKRLAGYVPQGDDGRYEPGEPVQFAGVVPVKQNQEISLNPEQIKAVRHVHGPVLVLAGPGTGKTQTLMAKVSELLESGINPRHILILTFTRKAAGELKERLAALHGPDQALPRAETIHAMAFEYWQNIYGEQPLILGEEESARVFSMANPGLKGTALKDAWRELSLAREMRTKLSEAGSSYARQKQDWNLVDYNDLLEFWLEEIKSGKFVRPFTHVLVDEVQDLSRLQLSLIRELVPRSGEGFFGIGDPRQSIYGFRGALQDVRKEMSKFWPELEVLVLSRNYRSAQSILDFAGTLFPGDPGLKAQKDIPGEIRLFQAVHSSQEANWMGQKIKGLLGGTSHWQSDADPDRSVLAPSDIAVLVRFKGLIPPLEKELQRLGVPVSIPEDLPYFKDPRIELILKAAGRVLGTGGDKEAFDCPEKILAGGPKALSSYLDDMPPFDRMFWQSRAFKTLVQEYARHGGWTGLINQVRLESELAQVEAVSQKVVIMTMHAAKGLEFEAVFLPCLEDGIIPFAGIDVLLGKMDSEKKRWDTEEEKRLLYVSLTRAKQRLYLSLSGSRRIFGRQVNLKKSRFLAELPQEAVRTSRGKILRKKKEKALKLK, encoded by the coding sequence ATGGATATATTTCTTGCAGATTTGCATGTTCACTCCCGTTATTCAAGGGCCACCAGCAAGAGCCTGGACCCGGCCGGACTGGCGGCCTGGGCTCAGGTCAAAGGTATCAGCGTGGTTGGGACCGGTGACTTCACCCACCCGGGATGGCTTCAGATGCTGGAGGAGCATCTGTATCAGGACTCTGACGGCCTGCTTCATCTGAAGGGTGAACCTGATCTCAGTTCCATGGTGCCGGGCTATGAAGGCCAGCTCAAGCCCAGGACCAGATTTATTCTATCAGCTGAGATAAGTTCCATCTACAAAAGGGGGGGCAGGGTCAGAAAGATCCATAACCTCGTGTTCATGCCGGGCTTTGAAGAGGTTCTGAAATTCAATGAAAAGCTGGCCAGGGTAGGCAATCTGGAGTCTGACGGGCGCCCCATTCTTGGCCTTGACTCCAGAAACCTTCTGGAGATGGTTCTGGAAACCCACCCCATGGCCTATGTGATCCCCGCCCATATCTGGACTCCCTGGTTTTCCCTGTTCGGGTCCAAGTCCGGATTTGACAGTATTGAAGAGTGTTTTGGTGATCTGGCACCGCATATCTTTGCCCTGGAAACCGGGCTTTCCTCTGATCCGGAAATGAACTGGATGTGGAGCAGACTGGACAGGTTTTCCCTGGTATCCAATTCAGACGCCCATTCAGCTGAAAACCTTGGCAGGGAAGTGAACATATTTCAGGGTGGAGTGAGCTTTGAGGGCATCTACCGGGCTTTGCGCAGGGAAGGCCTGAGCCACAGGTTCCTGGGCACCCTGGAGTTTTATCCTGAGGAAGGAAAGTATCACCTGGACGGACACCGGAAATGCGGGGTGGTCATGGACCCCAGGCAGACCCTGGCCAGCAAGGGCCTGTGTCCGGTCTGCGGCAAGGAGGTGACTGTAGGCGTTTTGAACAGGGTCTTATCCCTGGCCGACCGTGAAGCTCCGCAGAAACCCGCATTTCAGCCTGACTTCTTTTCAGTCATCCCTCTGAAGGAACTTATATCCGAATTCCTGGGGGTTGGCCCTAAAACCAAAAAGGTCCAGGCCTTCTACAATCAGACGATCAAAAAGTTCGGATCTGAAATGAACATCCTGAGGCACGTTCCATCGGAAGACATCAGCAGACACTCCTCTGTCCTGGCTGAGGCTCTAAGAAGGATGCGGTCCGGGGAAGTGGTCCGGGAGCCGGGCTTTGACGGTCAATTTGGCAGGATAAGGGTGTTTTCTCCCAGGGAAAGAGACGAGTTTAAAAAAGGGAAAAGGCTGGCCGGCTATGTGCCCCAGGGGGATGATGGCCGATATGAACCTGGAGAACCGGTCCAGTTTGCAGGAGTTGTCCCTGTTAAACAAAACCAGGAGATCAGCCTCAATCCTGAACAGATCAAGGCGGTCCGGCATGTCCATGGCCCAGTCCTGGTCCTGGCCGGACCAGGTACCGGCAAGACCCAGACTCTGATGGCCAAGGTCAGTGAACTTCTTGAATCAGGCATCAATCCCAGGCATATCCTGATCCTGACCTTTACCCGCAAGGCTGCAGGAGAACTGAAGGAACGACTGGCCGCTCTGCATGGCCCAGACCAGGCTTTGCCCCGGGCTGAAACCATTCATGCCATGGCTTTTGAATACTGGCAAAATATTTACGGCGAACAACCCCTGATCCTGGGAGAAGAGGAATCAGCCAGGGTCTTTTCCATGGCCAATCCCGGACTGAAAGGCACAGCCCTGAAGGATGCCTGGAGGGAACTGTCTCTGGCCAGGGAAATGCGGACCAAGCTTTCAGAAGCAGGGAGTAGCTACGCCCGGCAGAAACAGGACTGGAACCTGGTTGACTACAACGACCTCCTGGAATTCTGGCTTGAAGAGATCAAAAGTGGAAAGTTTGTGCGGCCCTTTACTCATGTTCTGGTGGATGAAGTTCAGGACCTGTCCAGGCTGCAGCTGTCCCTGATCAGGGAGCTGGTTCCCCGGAGCGGGGAAGGCTTTTTCGGCATCGGCGATCCCAGGCAGTCTATCTACGGATTCAGGGGAGCCCTCCAAGATGTCCGGAAAGAAATGTCAAAATTCTGGCCGGAACTGGAGGTACTGGTCCTGTCCAGGAACTATCGCTCAGCCCAGTCCATCCTTGATTTTGCCGGGACCCTGTTTCCGGGTGATCCAGGGCTCAAGGCTCAGAAAGACATTCCTGGCGAGATACGTCTTTTCCAGGCCGTGCACTCATCGCAGGAAGCCAACTGGATGGGACAGAAAATAAAGGGTCTTCTGGGCGGCACGTCCCACTGGCAGAGCGATGCAGACCCGGACCGCTCCGTCCTGGCCCCGTCGGACATCGCTGTCCTGGTCAGGTTCAAAGGGCTGATCCCCCCCCTGGAAAAGGAACTCCAGAGGCTCGGTGTTCCGGTCAGTATTCCGGAGGATCTGCCTTATTTTAAGGATCCCAGGATTGAACTGATTCTCAAGGCCGCAGGCCGGGTCCTGGGAACTGGAGGGGATAAAGAGGCCTTTGACTGCCCGGAAAAAATTCTGGCTGGAGGACCAAAAGCCCTTTCCTCGTATCTGGATGATATGCCGCCCTTTGACCGGATGTTCTGGCAAAGCAGGGCCTTTAAAACCCTGGTTCAGGAGTACGCCAGACATGGAGGATGGACCGGACTCATCAACCAGGTCAGGCTGGAGAGTGAACTGGCCCAGGTGGAGGCCGTATCCCAGAAGGTGGTGATCATGACCATGCATGCTGCCAAGGGCCTGGAGTTTGAAGCTGTGTTTCTTCCCTGTCTGGAGGATGGGATCATCCCTTTTGCCGGAATTGATGTTTTGCTGGGAAAGATGGATTCTGAAAAGAAAAGGTGGGACACGGAAGAGGAAAAAAGGCTTTTATACGTTTCCCTGACCAGGGCAAAGCAGCGTCTTTATCTTAGCCTTTCCGGTTCAAGAAGAATATTCGGCCGCCAGGTCAACCTCAAGAAATCAAGATTTCTGGCAGAGTTGCCCCAGGAGGCTGTGCGTACAAGCCGGGGAAAGATTTTAAGGAAAAAAAAGGAAAAGGCCCTGAAGTTAAAGTGA
- a CDS encoding MogA/MoaB family molybdenum cofactor biosynthesis protein, whose product MSTGVISITARGSYVCDHDYLLGFQRPGPGPGGYCLDYSRIKALRAGTLLVADRPRFQVLDKFWSADQSDSGGIFLKLRSLDDFLIEKTIDLAMIKKAFSLAWITLSDKGARGQREDESGPLIRDMIGSSLELDLARGFMIPDDGDLLRSLLVHLALGAGYDLIITTGGTGLGPRDITPQATLKVMDQRLHGFEQAMTAHSLTITSHAAISRAVAGTLGQSMIINLPGSPKGVRENLAPIVPSLKHALKKLQGDPMDCATGS is encoded by the coding sequence GTGTCGACCGGAGTAATCAGCATAACAGCCAGGGGATCCTATGTCTGTGACCACGATTACCTGCTGGGTTTTCAAAGGCCCGGGCCAGGTCCTGGAGGCTACTGCCTGGATTACAGCAGAATCAAGGCCTTAAGGGCTGGAACTCTTCTGGTGGCTGACAGGCCCAGATTCCAGGTCCTGGACAAGTTCTGGAGCGCTGATCAGTCGGATTCCGGGGGAATTTTCCTTAAACTCCGGTCTCTGGATGATTTCCTGATTGAAAAAACTATTGATCTGGCCATGATAAAAAAGGCTTTTTCCCTGGCCTGGATAACCCTGAGCGACAAAGGGGCCAGGGGGCAAAGGGAGGATGAAAGCGGTCCTCTGATCCGGGATATGATTGGCTCAAGCTTAGAGCTTGACCTTGCCAGGGGATTCATGATCCCTGATGATGGTGACCTGCTCAGGTCGCTTCTGGTTCACCTGGCCCTTGGAGCCGGTTATGACCTGATCATTACCACAGGCGGCACAGGTCTTGGTCCCAGGGACATCACTCCCCAGGCTACTTTAAAAGTCATGGATCAGCGGCTCCACGGCTTTGAACAGGCCATGACAGCCCATTCCCTGACTATAACCTCCCATGCCGCCATTTCCAGGGCAGTGGCCGGGACTCTGGGGCAAAGCATGATCATCAATCTTCCTGGAAGTCCAAAAGGAGTTCGTGAAAATTTGGCTCCCATTGTTCCTTCTCTGAAACACGCCCTTAAAAAGCTGCAGGGAGACCCGATGGACTGTGCTACAGGATCGTAA
- a CDS encoding ABC transporter ATP-binding protein, translated as MLLTVKDLYVNYGNVEALHGINLEVEDGEIVTILGANGAGKSTTLMTISGLVPPVKGGIFLRDLEISRLQAHEVVSHGIAQVPEGRRVFSTLTVQENLDLGAFTISDKDLTKKTLRWIFTLFPRLEERKEQLAGTLSGGEQQMLAIARGLMANPKILLLDEPSLGLAPILVKSIFETIRQINESGVTVLLVEQNARAALKLAHRGYVMEVGRIVLEDRADKLLKNPEVRKAYLGG; from the coding sequence ATGCTCTTAACCGTTAAGGACCTTTATGTGAACTACGGCAATGTGGAAGCATTGCACGGTATAAATCTGGAAGTGGAGGACGGAGAGATTGTCACCATCCTGGGGGCCAACGGGGCTGGCAAGTCCACCACCCTTATGACCATCAGCGGGCTGGTACCTCCGGTAAAAGGGGGTATTTTCCTGAGGGATCTGGAAATCAGCAGGCTCCAGGCCCACGAAGTTGTCAGCCATGGCATAGCCCAGGTGCCGGAGGGCAGGAGGGTCTTCTCCACCTTGACTGTGCAGGAGAATCTTGATCTGGGAGCCTTTACCATTTCCGACAAAGACCTGACCAAAAAGACCCTGAGATGGATCTTTACCCTGTTCCCCAGGCTCGAGGAACGAAAGGAACAGCTGGCAGGTACCCTGTCCGGGGGAGAGCAGCAGATGCTGGCCATTGCCAGGGGACTCATGGCCAATCCCAAGATTCTTCTTTTGGACGAGCCAAGCCTTGGCCTGGCTCCCATCCTGGTCAAGTCCATCTTTGAAACCATAAGGCAGATCAATGAAAGCGGAGTTACCGTGCTTTTGGTGGAGCAAAATGCCAGGGCCGCCCTGAAACTGGCCCACAGGGGATATGTGATGGAAGTGGGCCGGATAGTCCTGGAGGACAGGGCTGACAAGCTGCTGAAAAACCCAGAAGTACGCAAGGCCTACCTGGGCGGATAA
- a CDS encoding ABC transporter ATP-binding protein translates to MTLLSIKNLTKKFGGLMAVNDVDFEVEKGKIVGLIGPNGAGKTTVFNLITGNYAPDQGQILFDGQNIVGLKTNRIVSLGIARTFQTIRLFKNLSVLENVLAGCHCRMRSGVLSAMLSLPSQRREEKMALGRALQELEFVGLREHLESKAMNLSYGNQRLLEIARALATNPKLIVLDEPAGGMNDYETQLLVGLIGKMQDRGLTVLLIEHDMNLVMRICEDIVVLEHGAKIAQGTPQEITQNQRVIEAYLGIDEDED, encoded by the coding sequence ATGACGCTGCTGAGCATCAAAAATTTGACCAAGAAGTTCGGCGGACTGATGGCGGTAAATGATGTCGACTTTGAAGTTGAAAAGGGTAAGATCGTAGGCCTTATCGGACCCAACGGCGCAGGCAAGACCACGGTTTTTAATCTCATTACCGGTAACTATGCTCCGGACCAGGGCCAGATTCTCTTTGACGGCCAGAATATTGTCGGACTTAAGACCAACAGAATCGTATCCCTGGGTATTGCCAGAACTTTTCAGACCATTCGCCTGTTCAAGAATCTGTCCGTGCTGGAGAATGTCCTGGCCGGCTGCCACTGCAGGATGCGTTCAGGAGTTCTTTCTGCCATGCTCAGTCTGCCGTCCCAGCGCAGAGAAGAAAAAATGGCCTTGGGCCGGGCTCTGCAGGAACTGGAATTTGTTGGTCTCAGGGAGCACCTTGAGTCCAAGGCCATGAACCTGTCCTACGGCAATCAGAGACTTCTGGAAATAGCCAGAGCTCTGGCCACCAATCCCAAGCTCATTGTCCTGGACGAGCCTGCCGGGGGTATGAATGATTATGAAACCCAGCTGCTGGTAGGGCTGATAGGTAAAATGCAGGACAGGGGTCTGACAGTTCTTTTGATCGAACATGACATGAACCTGGTCATGCGCATCTGTGAAGACATAGTGGTCCTTGAACACGGTGCTAAAATAGCCCAGGGCACCCCCCAGGAAATCACCCAGAATCAGCGGGTCATTGAGGCCTATCTGGGAATAGACGAGGATGAGGATTAA
- a CDS encoding branched-chain amino acid ABC transporter permease: MEFFFEQLINGLAVGGIYALIALGYTMVYGVMRLINFAHGDLFTIGSYLGLTILTAYTVTAFLNPFFGILILIMMVMALVGIVGVILERVAYRPVRQADRLSAVVSALGASIFFSNMVMLIWGPRFRVYPDDILPRITLNILGLDVPLLRILVLVTSIVLMGILYFFVQKTRTGTAIRAVAIDHGAARLMGINVNRIISLVFLIGPALGGAAGVMVGLYYGQVNFTMGWSYGLKAFIAAVLGGIGNIPGAMLGGLLLGVIEAMGAAFISTAWKDGIAFMVLILILIFRPTGILGERVADKV; encoded by the coding sequence ATGGAATTTTTCTTTGAACAGCTCATAAACGGTCTGGCCGTAGGCGGGATCTATGCCCTTATCGCCCTGGGCTACACCATGGTCTATGGTGTAATGAGGCTCATCAACTTTGCCCACGGTGATCTGTTTACCATCGGCTCATACCTGGGGCTGACCATCCTTACCGCGTACACGGTGACAGCCTTTCTCAATCCCTTTTTCGGGATTCTGATCCTGATCATGATGGTCATGGCCCTGGTGGGTATTGTCGGAGTGATTCTGGAAAGAGTGGCTTACCGTCCGGTGAGACAGGCTGACAGGCTTTCCGCAGTGGTTTCCGCCCTTGGAGCATCAATCTTTTTTTCCAATATGGTCATGCTTATCTGGGGTCCCAGGTTCAGGGTCTACCCGGATGATATCCTTCCCAGGATTACCCTGAATATCCTGGGGCTTGACGTACCCCTGCTGCGCATACTTGTCCTGGTGACCTCCATTGTGCTCATGGGCATCCTGTACTTTTTTGTTCAGAAAACCAGAACCGGAACAGCCATCAGAGCGGTGGCCATTGACCATGGGGCTGCCAGGCTGATGGGTATAAACGTCAACCGGATCATCTCCCTGGTCTTTCTTATCGGACCGGCCCTGGGCGGAGCAGCTGGAGTCATGGTCGGCCTGTATTACGGCCAGGTCAACTTTACCATGGGCTGGTCGTACGGACTCAAGGCCTTTATCGCGGCTGTGCTGGGGGGAATCGGCAATATCCCCGGAGCCATGCTGGGCGGTCTCCTGCTGGGGGTCATTGAGGCCATGGGAGCAGCTTTTATTTCCACTGCCTGGAAAGACGGCATCGCCTTCATGGTGCTCATCCTGATCCTCATTTTCCGGCCCACCGGAATTCTGGGGGAACGGGTCGCGGACAAGGTCTGA
- a CDS encoding branched-chain amino acid ABC transporter permease, producing the protein MLKHKNTILVLAFSAAIFSCPFFLNAYWIDVINNIGLYAILALSLNFIVGYTGLFHMGHAAFFAVGAYTTAILNTSYSVPILLLLPVSGAAAALFAYLVARPIIHLRGDYLLIVTIAIVEVVRIALVNNVFGITGGSNGIFGISRPEFFGFTIRRPHEFFYYIWAFLALSVFLFHQLEKSRFVRALNYIKNDEVAAEGSGVDIAYYKLIAFVLGAFWAGMVGNIYASKMMLISPESFNFWESVILFVIVILGGSGSIRGVILGAFLIIGLPEIFRQFAGARMLVFGAAMVAMMVFRPQGFLPPLSRKYPLHKIKPGDKTL; encoded by the coding sequence ATGCTTAAACACAAAAACACCATCCTGGTCCTGGCCTTTTCAGCGGCGATATTTTCCTGTCCGTTTTTCCTCAATGCCTACTGGATTGACGTCATCAACAATATCGGCCTGTACGCCATTCTGGCCCTGAGTCTGAATTTTATTGTGGGCTACACCGGGCTTTTTCACATGGGCCATGCTGCTTTTTTTGCTGTGGGGGCCTACACCACGGCTATTCTGAACACGTCCTACAGTGTCCCCATTCTGCTGCTGCTTCCGGTGAGCGGGGCTGCAGCAGCCCTTTTTGCCTATCTTGTGGCCAGGCCCATAATTCATTTGCGCGGGGATTATCTGCTCATTGTGACCATCGCCATTGTCGAGGTGGTCCGCATTGCGCTGGTGAACAATGTTTTCGGAATTACCGGTGGTTCCAACGGAATCTTCGGCATTTCCAGGCCGGAGTTTTTTGGCTTCACTATCCGCAGGCCTCATGAGTTTTTCTATTATATCTGGGCGTTCCTGGCTCTGAGCGTTTTTCTTTTTCACCAACTGGAAAAATCGCGTTTTGTCCGGGCTTTGAATTACATAAAAAATGACGAAGTTGCTGCAGAAGGCAGCGGAGTCGATATTGCCTACTACAAGCTGATCGCCTTTGTCCTGGGCGCATTCTGGGCGGGCATGGTGGGCAATATCTATGCTTCCAAGATGATGCTTATTTCCCCGGAATCCTTTAATTTCTGGGAATCGGTCATTTTGTTTGTCATTGTTATTCTGGGAGGCTCGGGAAGTATTCGAGGAGTTATTCTGGGTGCATTTCTGATAATCGGCCTTCCTGAGATTTTTCGACAGTTTGCCGGGGCCAGGATGCTGGTGTTCGGTGCAGCAATGGTGGCCATGATGGTCTTCAGACCCCAGGGCTTCCTGCCTCCGCTGTCCCGTAAATATCCCCTTCATAAAATAAAACCCGGAGACAAGACCTTATGA